One window of Prochlorococcus marinus XMU1408 genomic DNA carries:
- the kaiC gene encoding circadian clock protein KaiC yields MQVQKLPTGIEGFDDICHGGLPNARSTLVSGTSGTGKTVFSLQYLHHGICNFDEPGVFVTFEESPLDIIRNAASFGWDLQELIDQNKLFILDASPDPDGQDVAGSFDLSGLIERISYAIRKFKAKRVAIDSMTAVFQQYDAIYVVRREIFRLIARLKEIGVTTVMTTERIDEYGPIARYGVEEFVSDNVVILRNVLEAEKRRRTVEILKLRGTTHMKGEFPFTMGAQGIVAFPLGAMRLTQRSSNIRISSGVPDLDEMCGGGYFQDSIILATGATGTGKTMLVSKFVEDAYKNKERTILFAYEESRAQLLRNATSWGIDFEKMEAEGLLKIICAYPESTGLEDHLQIIKSEIGEYKPSRMAIDSLSALARGVSLNAFRQFVIGVTGYAKQEEIAGFFTNTAEEFMGSHSITDSHISTITDTILLLQYVEIRGEMARAINVFKMRGSWHDKRIREYIITNEGPEIKDSFSNFEQIFSGAPHRINPEEQIPGVFKTIQSNE; encoded by the coding sequence ATGCAGGTTCAAAAACTCCCAACTGGAATAGAGGGCTTTGATGATATTTGTCATGGTGGGTTGCCAAATGCGCGGAGTACTCTTGTTAGCGGAACATCTGGAACGGGTAAAACAGTTTTTTCTCTGCAATATCTTCATCATGGTATATGTAATTTTGATGAACCTGGTGTTTTCGTTACTTTTGAGGAGTCGCCTTTAGATATCATTCGAAATGCTGCAAGTTTTGGTTGGGACTTACAAGAATTAATTGATCAAAATAAACTTTTTATTTTAGATGCCTCACCAGATCCTGATGGACAAGATGTTGCTGGAAGTTTTGATTTATCAGGGCTAATTGAGAGAATTAGTTATGCAATTAGAAAGTTCAAAGCAAAGAGAGTAGCAATAGATTCAATGACAGCAGTTTTTCAACAGTATGATGCTATTTATGTTGTAAGAAGAGAGATCTTTCGATTAATAGCAAGACTTAAAGAAATAGGAGTGACCACTGTTATGACAACTGAAAGAATAGACGAATATGGACCTATCGCTAGATATGGAGTTGAAGAATTTGTTTCTGATAATGTTGTTATTTTGAGAAATGTATTAGAGGCCGAAAAAAGGAGAAGAACCGTAGAAATTTTAAAATTAAGAGGAACCACACATATGAAAGGTGAATTTCCATTTACAATGGGAGCTCAGGGAATAGTTGCGTTTCCTTTAGGTGCAATGAGGTTGACACAAAGATCATCAAATATTCGCATTAGTTCTGGTGTACCCGATTTGGATGAGATGTGCGGAGGTGGATATTTTCAGGATTCAATTATTCTTGCAACTGGGGCCACTGGAACAGGAAAAACTATGTTGGTGTCTAAGTTTGTTGAAGACGCTTACAAAAACAAAGAAAGAACAATACTTTTTGCTTATGAGGAATCAAGAGCACAGCTTCTTCGAAATGCAACCAGTTGGGGCATTGATTTTGAGAAAATGGAAGCAGAGGGATTATTGAAGATCATATGTGCCTATCCAGAATCAACTGGGTTAGAAGATCATCTTCAAATTATTAAATCCGAAATAGGGGAATATAAACCCTCAAGAATGGCAATTGATTCTTTATCTGCATTAGCTAGAGGTGTGAGTTTGAATGCATTTAGGCAGTTTGTTATTGGAGTTACTGGTTACGCAAAACAAGAAGAAATAGCTGGATTTTTTACTAATACTGCAGAAGAATTCATGGGAAGCCACTCAATTACTGATTCCCACATATCAACAATAACTGATACTATTTTGCTATTGCAATATGTAGAAATAAGAGGTGAAATGGCCAGAGCAATAAATGTTTTTAAGATGAGAGGATCCTGGCATGACAAAAGGATTCGAGAGTATATTATTACTAACGAAGGCCCAGAGATTAAAGATTCATTTTCTAATTTTGAGCAAATATTTAGCGGAGCTCCTCATCGTA
- the kaiB gene encoding circadian clock protein KaiB, with amino-acid sequence MNARKTYILKLYVAGNTPNSMRALNTLREILESEFKGVYALKVIDVLKSPQLAEEDKILATPTLAKILPPPVRRIIGDLSDREKVLIGLDLLYDELSDQEMFYSSDK; translated from the coding sequence ATGAATGCAAGGAAGACATATATTCTCAAGCTTTATGTGGCTGGGAATACGCCAAACTCAATGAGAGCTTTGAACACATTGAGAGAAATATTAGAAAGCGAATTCAAGGGTGTATATGCTCTCAAAGTTATTGATGTATTAAAAAGTCCTCAATTAGCAGAAGAAGATAAAATACTTGCTACTCCAACTTTAGCAAAGATTTTACCTCCACCTGTTCGAAGAATAATCGGTGACTTATCAGATAGAGAAAAGGTTTTAATTGGCTTGGACCTTTTGTATGATGAATTATCAGATCAAGAAATGTTTTATTCTTCCGATAAATAA
- the rplU gene encoding 50S ribosomal protein L21 yields the protein MADKKSSPKKEAPQDQTYAIVEASGKQFWLQPNRYYDLDRCNAEVNDVLTIEKVLLINDGKDLKLGKPYVKDATVEIKVLEHRRGPKIIVYKMRPKKKTRRKNGHRQELTRVLVQSISVGAKTKRTKETKDPKSTTNKVE from the coding sequence ATGGCTGATAAAAAATCATCCCCTAAAAAGGAAGCTCCTCAAGACCAAACTTATGCGATAGTTGAAGCATCGGGCAAACAATTTTGGCTTCAACCAAATCGATATTACGATTTAGATCGATGCAATGCAGAAGTTAATGATGTTTTGACTATCGAGAAAGTTCTTCTAATAAATGATGGCAAAGATTTAAAACTTGGAAAACCTTATGTTAAAGACGCGACAGTTGAAATAAAAGTCTTAGAACATCGAAGAGGTCCCAAAATCATTGTCTATAAAATGCGCCCTAAGAAAAAAACAAGGCGTAAGAATGGACATCGTCAAGAGCTCACAAGAGTTTTAGTTCAATCCATATCAGTTGGAGCAAAAACAAAAAGAACAAAAGAAACTAAAGATCCCAAAAGCACTACTAATAAAGTAGAATAG
- the rpmA gene encoding 50S ribosomal protein L27, whose translation MAHKKGTGSTRNGRDSNSKRLGVKAYGGEKVTAGSILIRQRGTSILPGINVGRGKDDTLFALTDGSVHFESIRRGLRNRKRINISTAATV comes from the coding sequence ATGGCTCATAAGAAAGGTACTGGATCAACAAGAAATGGAAGAGATTCAAACTCCAAAAGACTTGGTGTAAAAGCTTATGGTGGTGAGAAAGTAACAGCTGGTTCTATCCTTATTCGTCAGAGAGGAACATCAATTCTTCCTGGAATTAATGTGGGTAGGGGAAAAGATGACACCCTTTTCGCACTAACTGATGGTTCAGTTCATTTTGAAAGTATTCGTAGAGGTCTCAGAAATAGAAAAAGGATTAATATATCTACTGCAGCTACTGTTTAA
- a CDS encoding class I SAM-dependent methyltransferase, whose protein sequence is MNNLDLSVSSFLKDGFNLKKHLINFLQINNDQLDKRLLNGVDDLAALHPGAFTKSDAGDFYEEKVGDAHLIDLASWHLNSSNYIADTLRLQQKFAYGNVLDFGGGIGTHALAASFLPAVEHVWFVDLNPQNRSFVEQRANQLGIKDQISVHRDLESISNVIFDSVICLDVLEHLPDPSKQLEIFLEKLSPKGIALLNWYFYKGENEEYPFHFDDPNMIEKFFYTLQFKYIEIFHPFLITTRAYRPLKK, encoded by the coding sequence ATGAACAATTTAGATTTAAGTGTTTCTAGCTTCCTTAAAGATGGCTTTAATTTAAAAAAACACCTAATTAATTTCCTTCAGATTAACAATGATCAATTAGATAAAAGATTACTTAACGGTGTCGATGATTTAGCTGCTCTACACCCAGGCGCGTTTACAAAAAGCGATGCAGGTGATTTTTATGAAGAGAAAGTTGGAGATGCACACTTAATAGATCTAGCATCTTGGCATTTAAACAGTTCTAATTACATAGCAGATACTCTCCGCCTTCAGCAAAAATTTGCCTATGGCAATGTTTTAGATTTTGGTGGTGGTATTGGTACTCACGCTCTTGCGGCCTCATTCTTGCCCGCTGTTGAACATGTTTGGTTTGTGGATCTTAACCCTCAAAATAGAAGTTTTGTAGAGCAAAGAGCTAATCAATTAGGTATCAAAGATCAGATCTCAGTTCATAGAGATTTAGAGAGCATATCTAATGTGATTTTTGATTCAGTTATATGCCTTGATGTGCTTGAGCACCTTCCAGATCCCTCAAAACAGTTAGAGATATTTTTGGAAAAACTTTCTCCCAAAGGAATAGCTTTATTGAATTGGTATTTTTATAAAGGTGAAAATGAAGAATATCCTTTTCATTTTGATGATCCTAATATGATCGAAAAATTTTTCTACACTTTACAATTTAAATATATTGAGATTTTTCATCCTTTTTTAATCACTACCAGAGCTTATAGACCGTTAAAAAAATAA
- the truB gene encoding tRNA pseudouridine(55) synthase TruB, giving the protein MEKPFGFVVIDKPAGLTSHDCVNRLRKIFGIKKVGHGGTLDPAVTGVLPIAIGDATRLISYLEGSKAYTGIIQLGTSTNTDDMQGEIIGSKSWPTISKNKLNNLLDTFRGEILQKPPIFSSVHLKGERAYKKARRGESFELDPKKITINDLKLINWSQNKGELKVDIDCSAGTYIRSLARDIGSKLGCGAYLKILRRTKAYSFYENHSVLLPEKSEFYAENNKPKILNPNLFFQHLPSFTLSSEQEILSWRSGRSIKLLDNIKRLNLVDKNEKENIKSGNKKVLVFGPNKNIVGIADLEKDFVIKPKVVFNAIG; this is encoded by the coding sequence TTGGAAAAACCTTTTGGATTTGTTGTCATAGATAAGCCTGCTGGGCTTACCTCACATGATTGCGTAAATAGACTGCGAAAAATATTTGGCATAAAAAAAGTTGGTCATGGAGGGACTCTGGACCCCGCAGTTACGGGTGTCCTTCCAATAGCCATTGGTGATGCGACAAGATTAATCTCTTATTTAGAAGGCTCTAAAGCATATACAGGAATCATACAATTAGGAACATCAACTAACACCGATGATATGCAAGGCGAGATAATAGGATCCAAAAGTTGGCCCACAATTAGCAAGAATAAGTTAAATAATCTATTAGACACTTTTAGAGGTGAGATATTACAAAAGCCTCCCATATTTTCTAGTGTTCACTTAAAAGGAGAAAGAGCATATAAGAAAGCAAGAAGAGGGGAATCTTTTGAGTTAGATCCTAAAAAAATTACTATAAATGACTTAAAGTTAATAAACTGGTCTCAAAATAAAGGTGAGTTAAAAGTTGACATTGACTGCTCAGCAGGAACATACATTAGATCCTTAGCAAGAGATATTGGATCTAAACTTGGTTGTGGTGCTTATTTAAAAATTTTACGCCGAACAAAAGCTTATAGCTTTTATGAAAATCATTCAGTATTACTGCCTGAAAAATCAGAGTTTTACGCAGAAAATAATAAGCCAAAAATCCTCAATCCTAATCTTTTTTTTCAACATCTTCCTTCTTTCACATTAAGTTCTGAACAAGAAATTTTAAGCTGGCGCTCAGGAAGGAGTATAAAACTTTTGGATAATATTAAACGATTAAATTTAGTAGATAAGAATGAAAAGGAAAATATTAAGTCTGGCAATAAAAAGGTATTAGTATTTGGACCAAATAAAAACATCGTAGGTATTGCAGATTTAGAAAAAGATTTTGTAATTAAACCCAAAGTTGTATTTAATGCAATTGGATAG
- a CDS encoding SpoIID/LytB domain-containing protein: MSTSPKSKTGWAIIFVVIFFFFPLKATAANEPVMRVLISQENKARFRADGLKSILVKGISPRPRSIKSIDIIYRNGKIYYSINNNLDSWFELPKSFNLTIENNDKRGIWYKNRRYAGGLTVLLNDQKLQVINYLKLEKYLKSVVGSEMPKEFPLAALQAQAIAARTYALKLLGKNKLFDIHSTQASQVYLGLEAETPKINRAVKSTRRLALFYENKLIEAVFHSSSGGRTENSGQVWKYQLPYLRSVVDYDQKSEKYKWSKKITSSELDSLFTDLGGLNSIQVIKKSNTDRVLKVRLHGPYGNKNISGKSLRQKLKLLSNKFEVDLKFNQKSKDDNLDGMNYLNNKNNFSLYNGITSNLAPFPLPKVPEDYFLLVKGYGAGHGVGMSQWGAKAMAERGSSFRKILKHYYNGVQIKAY; encoded by the coding sequence GTGAGCACATCACCTAAAAGTAAGACGGGATGGGCCATAATCTTTGTAGTTATATTTTTCTTCTTTCCATTAAAGGCAACTGCGGCTAATGAGCCGGTAATGCGGGTCTTAATTAGTCAAGAAAATAAGGCAAGATTTAGAGCAGATGGTCTCAAATCTATTTTAGTTAAAGGGATATCTCCTAGACCAAGAAGTATTAAATCTATAGATATAATTTATAGGAATGGAAAAATCTATTATTCTATTAATAATAATTTAGATTCATGGTTTGAATTACCTAAAAGTTTTAATTTAACTATTGAAAATAATGATAAACGTGGAATTTGGTATAAAAATAGAAGATATGCTGGAGGATTAACAGTTTTATTAAATGATCAAAAGTTGCAAGTAATAAATTATCTAAAATTAGAGAAATATTTAAAAAGTGTTGTTGGTAGTGAAATGCCTAAAGAATTTCCACTTGCAGCACTTCAAGCTCAAGCAATAGCTGCTAGAACCTATGCTTTAAAACTTTTAGGTAAAAATAAATTGTTTGATATTCATTCAACTCAAGCTAGTCAAGTTTATTTAGGATTAGAAGCTGAAACACCCAAAATAAATAGGGCAGTTAAAAGCACAAGAAGACTTGCTTTGTTTTATGAGAACAAACTCATAGAAGCAGTTTTTCATAGTAGTTCTGGTGGTAGGACTGAAAATAGTGGTCAAGTCTGGAAGTATCAATTGCCTTACTTAAGAAGTGTCGTTGATTATGATCAAAAAAGTGAAAAATATAAATGGTCCAAAAAAATTACTTCTTCAGAACTGGATAGCCTGTTTACCGATTTGGGTGGATTAAATAGTATTCAAGTTATAAAAAAAAGTAATACTGATAGAGTTTTAAAGGTTAGACTTCATGGACCCTATGGAAATAAAAATATATCTGGTAAAAGCTTAAGACAAAAATTAAAATTACTTAGTAATAAGTTTGAGGTCGATTTGAAATTTAATCAAAAAAGTAAAGATGATAATTTGGATGGAATGAATTATCTTAATAATAAAAATAATTTTAGTTTATATAATGGAATAACTTCTAATTTAGCACCCTTTCCTCTTCCAAAAGTACCAGAAGATTATTTTTTATTGGTTAAGGGTTATGGCGCAGGTCATGGGGTAGGAATGAGTCAATGGGGTGCCAAAGCAATGGCAGAAAGAGGTTCAAGTTTTCGTAAGATTCTAAAACATTATTATAATGGAGTACAAATAAAAGCCTATTAA
- the rnz gene encoding ribonuclease Z produces MQVTFLGTSSGVPTLTRNVSAMVLKPPQRSDLWLFDCGEGTQHQFIRSNLKLSQIKKIFITHMHGDHIYGLPGLLASIGLAGSSSGIELYGPAPLKNFIDACLYNSSSRLAYSLKFNTVENAAIEKKILFEDSDLEVKTASLKHRIPSFAYRVDQKSRPGRFNIDKAKSHKIPPGPVYAALQRGEEVRLEDGRIFSGKDFCGPPRPGTSIVYCTDTVYTETAIEISREADLLIHEATYAYQETDMAYQRGHSTATMAAQIAEKANVNQLILTHLSPRYTPMNETSPNDLLNEAKAIFPNTQLAKDFLQIEVKKRCNSS; encoded by the coding sequence TTGCAAGTAACTTTTCTAGGAACAAGCTCAGGTGTTCCAACTCTAACTAGAAACGTATCAGCGATGGTACTAAAGCCTCCACAAAGATCAGATTTGTGGTTGTTTGACTGTGGGGAAGGGACTCAACATCAGTTCATCAGAAGCAATCTTAAGTTATCTCAAATAAAAAAGATATTCATAACTCACATGCATGGTGATCATATTTATGGCCTACCAGGACTTCTAGCAAGTATTGGCTTGGCTGGAAGCAGCTCCGGAATTGAGCTTTATGGACCAGCCCCTCTTAAAAATTTTATTGATGCTTGCTTGTACAACAGTTCAAGTAGATTGGCTTATTCTTTAAAGTTCAATACAGTTGAAAACGCAGCAATAGAAAAGAAAATTTTATTTGAAGATTCAGATTTAGAAGTCAAAACAGCTTCACTAAAGCATCGAATCCCCTCTTTTGCGTACAGAGTAGATCAGAAATCCAGGCCAGGCAGATTCAATATAGACAAGGCGAAATCACACAAAATACCTCCTGGGCCCGTATATGCCGCATTACAAAGAGGAGAAGAAGTTCGATTAGAGGATGGACGTATTTTTTCTGGGAAAGATTTTTGCGGACCTCCTAGGCCTGGGACTAGCATTGTTTATTGCACAGATACTGTCTATACAGAAACCGCAATTGAAATTTCTAGAGAAGCCGATTTATTGATTCATGAAGCTACTTATGCTTATCAAGAAACCGATATGGCTTATCAACGCGGCCATTCAACTGCCACCATGGCGGCTCAAATTGCTGAAAAAGCAAACGTAAATCAATTAATTTTGACTCATTTGAGTCCGAGATATACCCCTATGAATGAAACAAGTCCTAATGATTTGCTTAATGAAGCAAAAGCAATTTTTCCAAATACCCAGTTGGCGAAAGACTTTTTACAAATTGAGGTAAAAAAACGCTGCAACAGTTCTTGA
- a CDS encoding pentapeptide repeat-containing protein: MDSLISSLKRSLTRLFVLIPVLVSLSITPLSVSALYPSDPSSVEALDTSLAGQDLQNTEYVKYDLSGKDLGGANFTGAYFSVSSLKGSDLTGANMTNVIAYATRFDNANLTNVNLTGAELLKSIFDGATIDGADFTDAVLDRSQQKNLCKVATGNTADSLGCSTTAAGYVPATKGQGFNPGT, encoded by the coding sequence ATGGACTCTCTTATTTCTTCTCTTAAACGGTCCCTTACAAGACTCTTTGTTTTGATACCTGTGCTTGTAAGTCTCAGTATTACTCCTCTTTCTGTAAGTGCCCTGTATCCCAGCGACCCTTCTTCTGTAGAGGCCTTAGATACAAGCTTGGCTGGTCAGGACTTACAAAATACAGAGTATGTAAAGTACGACTTATCAGGAAAAGATCTTGGTGGGGCGAATTTCACTGGGGCTTATTTCAGTGTCTCAAGTTTGAAGGGCTCTGATCTAACAGGTGCAAACATGACCAATGTTATTGCCTATGCAACAAGGTTTGACAATGCAAACCTTACCAATGTCAATCTCACAGGTGCAGAATTACTAAAAAGTATTTTTGATGGTGCGACCATTGATGGTGCTGACTTTACTGATGCTGTATTAGATAGAAGTCAACAAAAAAATCTATGTAAAGTAGCTACTGGTAACACAGCCGATAGTCTTGGTTGTAGCACTACAGCTGCCGGATATGTTCCTGCAACCAAAGGACAAGGTTTCAATCCAGGTACATAA
- a CDS encoding 2Fe-2S iron-sulfur cluster-binding protein, whose product MSFFKITFINKFSGLKEVIDIPDDKYILDSAIEQKIELPFSCRAGACSSCVAKLEKGEVEQQDQSFLDDDQIKKGYILICVAYATSDCTIRTHAEEEMY is encoded by the coding sequence ATGTCATTTTTTAAGATCACTTTTATTAATAAGTTTAGTGGTCTTAAAGAAGTTATTGACATTCCAGATGATAAATATATTCTTGATTCTGCAATTGAACAAAAGATTGAGCTTCCTTTCTCTTGCAGGGCTGGAGCTTGTTCAAGTTGTGTTGCTAAATTAGAAAAAGGAGAGGTTGAGCAACAAGATCAAAGTTTTTTGGACGATGACCAAATAAAAAAAGGTTATATTTTGATTTGTGTGGCATATGCGACTTCTGATTGCACAATTAGAACTCATGCCGAGGAAGAAATGTATTGA
- the prmA gene encoding 50S ribosomal protein L11 methyltransferase: MLIEKDIDLQKSQVSWLRLEQEIPLELEDSFYWLLNNLKIHRFSFEHEPGNNFSQILFIWLPLNEWKIKDRDDLVQSFNSLAEPFELTLPVCKWVQVKDEDWSSTWKKSWKPDPVGKSILILPAWLDLPGKFSGRKIIRLDPGYAFGTGSHPSTRLCIEALDNDPPVGKTIADLGCGSGILSLTALKLGANSTYAVDTDCLAISATKINADLNDFPKHLLNVSLGSIEELEVNIPKTKIDLMLCNILAPVIKSLGPDFEKIIGHQGKVILSGLLIAQIKEIQEFFLPLGWEVLETQTKDQWALMALTRKLS; the protein is encoded by the coding sequence TTGTTAATTGAAAAAGATATAGATCTGCAAAAATCTCAGGTTTCTTGGTTGCGCTTGGAGCAAGAAATTCCACTTGAACTGGAAGATTCTTTTTATTGGCTTTTGAATAATTTAAAAATTCATAGATTCTCTTTTGAGCATGAGCCAGGTAACAATTTTTCCCAAATTTTATTTATATGGCTCCCATTAAATGAGTGGAAAATTAAAGATCGAGATGATCTGGTTCAATCTTTTAACTCTTTGGCAGAACCATTTGAATTAACTTTGCCTGTTTGCAAATGGGTTCAAGTAAAAGATGAAGATTGGAGCTCTACATGGAAAAAAAGCTGGAAACCTGATCCTGTAGGAAAATCAATTTTAATTTTGCCAGCATGGTTAGATCTTCCGGGAAAATTTTCAGGACGCAAGATTATTCGTTTAGATCCTGGTTATGCTTTTGGCACTGGTAGTCATCCATCCACGCGGCTATGTATTGAAGCATTGGATAATGATCCACCAGTGGGTAAAACAATTGCTGATTTGGGTTGTGGCAGCGGAATATTATCTTTAACTGCATTGAAATTAGGAGCAAATAGTACTTATGCTGTTGATACGGATTGTTTAGCAATATCGGCTACTAAAATTAATGCAGATCTAAATGATTTTCCTAAACATCTGCTTAATGTTTCTCTTGGCTCTATTGAGGAACTTGAGGTGAATATCCCTAAAACAAAAATTGATTTGATGCTGTGTAATATTCTTGCACCTGTCATAAAATCATTGGGTCCAGATTTTGAAAAAATTATTGGACATCAAGGTAAAGTTATTTTGTCAGGTTTATTAATTGCACAAATTAAAGAAATTCAAGAATTTTTTTTGCCTCTTGGATGGGAGGTCCTTGAAACTCAAACAAAAGATCAATGGGCTTTGATGGCTTTAACTCGAAAGTTGTCTTAA
- the serA gene encoding phosphoglycerate dehydrogenase, translating to MTKVLVSDPIDQAGLDILTQVAQVDQKLGLSIDQLKNIISDYDGLMIRSGTQVTSEVIAEAKKLRIIGRAGVGVDNVDVPAATRKGVLVVNSPGGNTIAAAEHALAMILALSRNIPQAHASMFSGSWDRKKYVGNELYKKILGVVGLGKIGSHVAKVANAMGMEVIGFDPFVSIERAQQMQVRLSDIEDLFKESDYVTLHLPRTSETENLVDINLLRKMKPTARLVNCARGGIINENDLASALEAKVIKGAAIDVYAKEPLTDNSPLRSVKEGLVLTPHLGASTVEAQQNVAIDVAEQIRDVLLGLPARSAVNIPGLSAEIMDSLKPHLKLAETLGLLVSQISGGQIQKLEVRLQGEFAQHPSQPLVIATLKGLLTSALGDKINYVNASLEAKGRGIDVVEIKDELSPEFARGSLQLDSFSDKGGHSVSGTVFGDGDLGITSIDEYPINFVPSRHMLFTRHRDMPGIIGQIGSLLGKHNVNIASMQVGRRIVRGEAVMVLSIDDPIPSELLGSILSMQGINEAHSVTL from the coding sequence ATGACGAAAGTTCTTGTTTCTGATCCCATTGATCAAGCAGGTTTAGATATTCTTACTCAGGTTGCTCAGGTTGACCAAAAATTAGGTCTTTCAATAGATCAATTAAAGAATATTATCAGTGATTATGACGGATTAATGATCCGTTCAGGGACTCAAGTTACTTCAGAAGTTATTGCTGAGGCCAAGAAATTAAGAATTATTGGTAGAGCAGGAGTTGGCGTCGACAATGTCGATGTGCCAGCTGCAACTCGGAAGGGTGTATTAGTGGTTAATTCCCCCGGGGGAAACACTATTGCAGCAGCAGAACATGCTTTAGCAATGATTCTTGCATTATCCAGAAATATCCCTCAAGCACACGCAAGTATGTTTTCTGGCTCTTGGGATAGAAAGAAATATGTAGGAAACGAGCTTTATAAAAAAATATTAGGAGTAGTTGGACTTGGCAAGATTGGATCTCATGTCGCAAAGGTTGCAAATGCAATGGGGATGGAAGTGATTGGATTTGATCCTTTTGTCTCTATTGAAAGAGCACAGCAAATGCAAGTTCGATTAAGTGATATTGAGGATTTGTTCAAAGAGTCTGATTATGTCACTCTTCATCTCCCAAGGACTTCTGAAACAGAAAATTTAGTAGATATAAATCTACTAAGAAAAATGAAGCCAACTGCAAGATTGGTGAATTGTGCGAGGGGCGGAATTATCAATGAAAATGATTTAGCAAGTGCATTGGAAGCAAAAGTTATTAAAGGTGCTGCGATAGATGTATATGCAAAAGAACCTTTGACTGATAACTCTCCCTTGCGCTCTGTAAAAGAAGGTTTAGTGCTTACTCCACATCTAGGTGCTTCGACTGTTGAGGCACAACAAAATGTAGCTATTGATGTTGCTGAACAAATTAGAGATGTTCTTTTAGGTTTGCCCGCTCGTAGTGCGGTAAACATTCCAGGTCTAAGTGCTGAAATAATGGATAGTCTTAAACCGCATTTAAAACTTGCGGAAACACTAGGATTATTAGTGAGTCAAATATCAGGTGGACAGATTCAAAAATTAGAAGTACGTTTGCAAGGAGAATTCGCTCAACATCCTTCTCAGCCTTTAGTTATTGCTACATTGAAAGGATTGTTAACGAGTGCATTAGGAGACAAAATTAATTATGTCAACGCATCATTAGAAGCAAAAGGTCGTGGCATTGATGTTGTAGAAATTAAGGATGAGTTGAGTCCAGAGTTCGCTAGAGGTTCTTTGCAGTTAGATAGTTTTAGTGACAAAGGAGGGCACAGTGTTTCTGGTACTGTTTTTGGGGACGGTGATCTTGGAATTACAAGTATTGATGAGTATCCAATAAATTTTGTACCAAGTAGGCACATGCTTTTTACCAGACATAGGGATATGCCTGGAATTATTGGCCAGATAGGATCACTTCTTGGAAAACACAATGTGAATATTGCATCAATGCAAGTTGGTAGAAGGATTGTTAGAGGTGAAGCAGTTATGGTATTAAGCATCGATGATCCTATCCCTTCAGAGTTGCTAGGCTCAATTCTTTCAATGCAAGGAATAAATGAAGCACATTCGGTGACTTTATAA